In Nocardioides cavernae, a single genomic region encodes these proteins:
- a CDS encoding DUF932 domain-containing protein gives MEFRPNLLATTSFDGSIATTFKRTVTDVVCDNTREAALAEKGQNYKIKHSRHPHAQLAPAREALAIVHTIAEDYVREVARLCQVTVGEEQWAKFLDAYVSRLNERGMPLKGKALTMADNKRDILQRLYSHDHRVAPWAGRAHGVLAAVNTYEHHEGKVRGAPRPERNMLRTVSGDFARVDRDTLRVLESVLR, from the coding sequence GTGGAGTTCCGGCCCAATCTGCTCGCCACCACCTCGTTCGACGGCTCCATCGCAACCACGTTCAAGAGAACCGTCACCGATGTGGTCTGTGACAACACCCGAGAAGCCGCACTCGCGGAGAAGGGGCAGAACTACAAAATCAAGCACTCGCGCCACCCCCACGCCCAACTGGCACCCGCGAGAGAAGCCCTCGCGATAGTGCACACCATCGCCGAGGACTACGTCCGCGAGGTCGCAAGGTTGTGTCAGGTGACCGTGGGGGAAGAGCAGTGGGCCAAGTTCCTCGACGCCTACGTCAGTCGTCTTAACGAGCGAGGCATGCCGCTGAAGGGCAAGGCGCTGACCATGGCCGACAACAAGCGAGACATCCTTCAGCGGCTCTACAGCCATGACCACCGCGTCGCTCCGTGGGCAGGGAGGGCCCACGGGGTCCTGGCTGCCGTGAACACCTACGAACACCACGAGGGCAAGGTGCGAGGAGCCCCCAGGCCCGAACGGAACATGCTCCGGACCGTGTCAGGCGACTTCGCTCGTGTGGATCGGGACACTCTCCGGGTGCTGGAGAGC
- a CDS encoding tyrosine-type recombinase/integrase: MKQSEAIKYVNEEEEGRPLTVGTYLPDWLQGKQALRPSTRASYESHIRLHLLPHLGHVPLAELRADHIERMYQKIAGSNPERSRAVSPATMRRIHATLTSALSTAERRGLVVRNAASRVELARSPRPAASAWTSAEFARFLDLIDGDRPHLLFLLLGMRGLRRGEGVALRWRDVDLQVACIRIERSAVSVNGQTVFGPPKSSSGVRTVAVDRQTSAKLHWHGCRQRLENRDRIGTPVLSELVFTDSEGAALDPTYVSRHFDRLVKKHGLLRIRLHDLRHTSASIGLASGETLLEVSRRLGHSSISVTADIYSHIAPLVASESAERLAAVVYGSAGPDDRTPGA; the protein is encoded by the coding sequence ATGAAGCAGTCAGAAGCGATCAAATACGTCAACGAAGAAGAAGAAGGTCGTCCTCTGACCGTGGGGACCTACCTACCGGATTGGCTACAAGGTAAGCAGGCACTCAGGCCGTCGACACGAGCGTCGTACGAGTCGCACATCCGGCTCCATCTGCTTCCCCATCTCGGTCACGTCCCACTTGCCGAGTTGCGTGCTGACCACATCGAGCGGATGTACCAGAAGATTGCGGGCAGCAACCCCGAGCGGTCACGTGCTGTGTCGCCCGCGACCATGCGTCGTATACACGCGACCCTGACAAGCGCGCTGTCCACCGCCGAGCGCCGGGGTCTGGTAGTGCGCAATGCGGCGTCCAGGGTGGAGTTGGCTCGCTCGCCGAGGCCGGCAGCGAGCGCGTGGACGTCAGCCGAGTTCGCCAGGTTCCTGGACCTTATCGATGGCGACCGGCCGCATCTTCTGTTCCTCCTGCTCGGCATGCGGGGGCTCAGGCGGGGCGAGGGGGTGGCCCTCCGCTGGCGAGATGTAGACCTACAAGTCGCATGTATCCGGATTGAACGGTCCGCCGTCAGCGTCAACGGGCAGACGGTGTTTGGCCCGCCCAAGTCCTCCTCCGGGGTCAGAACGGTGGCCGTAGATCGACAAACCTCTGCCAAGCTTCACTGGCACGGCTGTCGGCAACGGCTGGAGAACCGTGACCGGATCGGCACTCCGGTGCTCTCGGAGTTGGTCTTCACCGACTCTGAGGGAGCAGCTCTAGATCCCACCTACGTCTCTCGACACTTCGACCGTCTGGTGAAGAAGCATGGGCTGCTCAGGATCAGGCTGCACGACCTGAGGCACACCTCTGCCAGCATCGGGCTGGCATCGGGAGAGACCCTGCTGGAAGTCAGTCGACGGCTAGGCCACTCGTCGATCTCGGTCACCGCCGACATCTACAGCCACATCGCCCCCCTGGTGGCCAGCGAGTCCGCAGAGCGCCTCGCAGCCGTCGTCTACGGCTCCGCAGGGCCTGACGACAGGACTCCGGGGGCATGA